A single region of the Eleginops maclovinus isolate JMC-PN-2008 ecotype Puerto Natales chromosome 4, JC_Emac_rtc_rv5, whole genome shotgun sequence genome encodes:
- the LOC134863788 gene encoding BTB/POZ domain-containing protein KCTD12-like yields the protein MAQTDSQSSTFPAIVELNVGGQVYVTRLETLTAVPNSLLWSKFSQSSPGDLPKDGKGRFFFDRDGFLFRYILDYMRDSELFLPEFFKERRRLQKEADFFQLPELSKRLSAGSKDSLFTDDSGEQEEAELSSPVTSSSSSSGTTLRSPGASAGYITIGYRGSYTIGRDIQADAKFRRVARITVCSKISLAKEVFGETLNESRDPDRPPDKYTARYYLKYNFLEQAFDRLAEVGFHMVACNSTGTCSYGSNDPGEDKLWTSYTEYVFSR from the coding sequence ATGGCTCAAACCGACAGCCAAAGTTCAACTTTCCCTGCGATAGTGGAGCTAAACGTGGGTGGCCAGGTGTATGTGACCCGGCTAGAAACTCTCACTGCGGTCCCCAACTCTCTGCTGTGGAGCAAGTTCAGCCAGAGCTCCCCGGGAGACCTTCCGAAAGACGGCAAGGGCCGCTTCTTCTTCGACCGGGACGGCTTTCTCTTCCGCTACATTTTGGACTACATGCGGGACTCTGAGCTTTTCTTGCCTGAATTTTTCAAAGAGAGGCGGAGGCTGCAGAAAGAAGCGGACTTCTTCCAGCTACCGGAGCTGTCGAAGCGACTGTCAGCGGGCAGCAAAGACAGCTTGTTCACGGACGACAGcggggagcaggaggaggctgAGCTCAGCAGCCCggtcacctcctcctcctcctcttcgggCACTACCTTGCGTTCTCCTGGGGCCAGCGCAGGCTACATCACCATTGGGTACAGAGGCAGCTACACTATCGGGAGGGACATCCAGGCAGATGCTAAGTTTCGCAGAGTTGCCAGAATTACCGTGTGCAGCAAGATATCTCTGGCTAAAGAAGTTTTTGGAGAAACCCTGAATGAGAGCCGCGACCCGGACCGCCCTCCTGACAAATACACCGCCAGGTATTACCTCAAGTATAACTTTTTGGAGCAGGCATTTGACCGGCTGGCAGAGGTTGGTTTCCACATGGTGGCCTGCAACTCCACCGGGACCTGCTCATACGGAAGCAATGACCCGGGGGAAGACAAACTGTGGACCAGTTACACCGAGTATGTTTTCTCCCGATGA